A window of the Fusarium fujikuroi IMI 58289 draft genome, chromosome FFUJ_chr09 genome harbors these coding sequences:
- a CDS encoding related to dna-dependent rna polymerase I subunit a43 (rpa43), whose amino-acid sequence MAPIDHAVAKAEKKAKKEKKRAREEDAAADTERKHKKSKSVAAAEVPEASSDLKAEKKKKKSKKDKHAEDDVAQPETEGPEVEDKPEKKHKKKKKHHDAEVAVTEEVDTPVAADSEKKKKSKKKHKETEAIEIAERPKKSKKDETAVEPEEDASPADPDAMDVDMPPPAKPSKSSSNIYQPPDIPANPQFPFFTQTVSLYEPLFPIGWAQPVTNCQQQHLSHLRNKYVPSLRGVLLDYKNVAFGENPGRKGAATDDESPATVMAKGESAVGFGWITADVDLFVPSRGAWMEGSVNLQTEGHIGVVCFGKFNASIEARRLPPDWKWVPNESPEAQGFEETASVITADDHGVVRQIHSTGFWADGNGDKVKGKIRFRIRNFDVGTSGETSYLSLEGTMLDKAGEKAVVAEEAETAKMRKGKKGSQRVQRRRIPEFAMTRFAVEGEEQTEDNEAEKREVLALPEDL is encoded by the coding sequence ATGGCGCCAATTGACCACGCCGTCGCCAAGGCTGAAAAGAAGGcgaaaaaggagaagaagcgagcccgagaagaagatgcagctGCCGACACCGAGCGAAAGCATAAAAAGTCAAAGAGCGTCGCTGCCGCAGAAGTACCTGAAGCAAGCAGCGATTtgaaggccgagaagaaaaagaagaagagcaagaaggacaagcatgccgaagatgatgttgcgCAACCAGAGACAGAAGGTCCTGAGGTAGAGGACAAGCCGGAGAAGAAAcataagaagaagaagaagcatcacGATGCGGAAGTTGCAGTCACAGAAGAGGTCGACACCCCGGTTGCAGCGGAtagcgagaagaagaagaagagcaagaagaagcacaaggaaACCGAAGCAATAGAAATTGCAGAGCGACccaagaagtccaagaaggaCGAGACCGCTGTTGAGCCCGAGGAGGATGCTTCACCCGCCGACCCTGACGCTATGGATGTTGACATGCCTCCTCCCGCCAAACCCTCAAAGTCGAGCAGCAACATTTACCAACCACCCGATATCCCCGCGAACCCTCAATTCCCCTTCTTCACACAGACAGTGTCACTCTACGAGCCTCTCTTCCCCATTGGCTGGGCGCAGCCTGTCACAAACtgccagcaacagcacctcTCACACCTCCGAAATAAGTATGTGCCTTCACTGCGCGGTGTTCTCCTCGACTACAAGAATGTCGCTTTTGGAGAAAACCCTGGACGAAAGGGCGCGGCTACGGATGATGAGTCGCCGGCGACTGTCATGGCCAAGGGCGAGTCTGCTGTTGGTTTTGGCTGGATCactgctgatgttgatcttttcGTGCCGAGTCGCGGTGCGTGGATGGAAGGCAGTGTCAACCTGCAAACTGAAGGACACATTGGTGTTGTCTGCTTCGGCAAGTTCAACGCTTCAATTGAAGCTCGTCGACTTCCTCCCGACTGGAAGTGGGTCCCCAACGAATCCCCAGAGGCCCAAGGCTTCGAGGAGACCGCTTCAGTCATCACCGCCGACGATCACGGCGTGGTTCGTCAAATCCACAGCACCGGCTTCTGGGCCGACGGCAACGGCGACAAGGTTAAGGGCAAGATTCGCTTCCGGATACGTAACTTCGACGTTGGCACCAGTGGTGAGACCAGCTATCTCAGCTTGGAGGGTACAATGCTAGACAAGGCTGGTGAGAAGGCCGTCGTCgctgaagaggcagagacagcCAAGATGcgaaagggcaagaagggcagCCAGCGCGTCCAGAGAAGACGTATTCCTGAGTTCGCAATGACGCGCTTCGCTGTAGAGGGTGAGGAGCAGACGGAGGACAACGAGGCGGAGAAGCGCGAGGTGTTGGCGCTGCCCGAGGATCTGtaa
- a CDS encoding probable arylsulfatase, whose product MRLPTWIQPVILASSLLAQNTNALSKYGPEDQAVLKPNNDAVSRKPKTTLDGKKNIVFILTDDQDSVLDSVSYMPKLKEHIIDKGTSFVNHFTTTAICCPSRVALWTGKQPHNTNVTDVNPPYGGFPKFVSQGLNDNYLPVWLKEAGYNTYYTGKLFNAHTIHNYNSPYPAGWTGTNFLLDPGTYDYLNPIYQHNQEPPVQHKGVHTSDLISKYAHELLKEAIGSENPFFVAIAPVAPHSNVNLRRQPGNPSAPLMTIPIPLERHSHLFEGAKVPRTENFNPDSPSGVSWIHKLAQLNESAVSYLDDFYRARLQALQGVDEIVEQMTKQLEDAGIIDETYIIYSSDNGYHLGQHRLPPGKECGFDEDIRVPLFIRGPGVSSGSVENAVTTHIDLAPTILRLAGADLRTDFDGTPIPVLPTQENKRHEHVAVEYWGGAIAEGEIGGFDGKGQIFAQNNTYKGVRIVHEDYNLYYSAWCNNEHELYDIKTDPGQLNNLFPHDDAKASTEFLGTTTGQVLNRLDALMLVLKSCKGNTCIEPWKILHPEGGVASLKDALQAKFNAFYKEQVKVRFDRCEYGYLIDAEGPQVGYEYREGLEWHHWT is encoded by the exons ATGCGGCTTCCAACTTGGATACAGCCGGTGATTTTAGCAAGCTCTCTACTTGCTCAGAACACCAATGCACTGTCCAAGTATGGGCCAGAGGATCAGGCTGTTCTTAAGCCAAACAATGACGCTGTTTcaaggaagccaaagaccACTCTTGATGGGAAGAAGAACATTGTTTTCATTCTCACTGATGACCAAGACTCTGTTCTTGACTCGGTCTCTTACATGCCTAAGCTCAAAGAGCATATCATTGACAAGGGCACATCGTTCGTTAACCACTTCACCACCACGGCAATCTGCTGTCCATCACGCGTTGCACTTTGGACTGGTAAACAACCTCACAACACTAATGTAACTGACGTCAATCCACCATATG GTGGTTTCCCCAAGTTCGTCTCACAGGGACTGAATgataactacctacctgtaTGGCTGAAAGAAGCTGGTTACAACACATACTACACCGGCAAGCTCTTCAATGCTCACACCATACACAATTACAACTCGCCCTATCCTGCAGGATGGACAGGAACCAACTTCCTCCTCGACCCGGGCACGTATGACTACCTGAACCCCATCTACCAGCACAACCAGGAGCCCCCAGTTCAACACAAAGGAGTGCACACTTCAGACTTGATTTCCAAGTATGCacatgagcttctcaaggaagCCATCGGCTCCGAGAATCCATTTTTTGTTGCAATTGCACCTGTGGCGCCGCATTCAAATGTTAACCTCAGACGGCAACCGGGAAACCCGAGCGCACCTCTGATGACTATTCCTATTCCTCTTGAGAGACACTCTCATCTCTTTGAAGGAGCCAAAGTTCCAAGGACCGAGAACTTCAACCCGGACTCT CCCAGTGGTGTGAGCTGGATTCACAAGCTCGCCCAGCTCAACGAATCTGCAGTCTCGTACCTCGATGACTTCTATCGCGCTCGTCTCCAGGCTCTCCagggtgttgatgagattgtaGAGCAGATGACTaagcagcttgaagatgctggcaTAATTGACGAGACGTACATTATATACAGCTCTGACAATGGGTATCATTTGGGTCAGCACCGACTGCCCCCTGGCAAGGAGTGTGGCTTTGACGAAGACATCCGCGTGCCACTTTTCATCAGAGGTCCAGGCGTATCCTCCGGATCCGTTGAGAATGCCGTGACGACACACATCGACCTCGCTCCTACGATTCTCAGGCTCGCTGGTGCGGACCTTCGCACCGACTTTGACGGAACTCCTATCCCGGTGTTGCCAACTCAGGAGAACAAGCGACACGAGCACGTAGCGGTCGAGTACTGGGGTGGTGCCATTGCTGAAGGCGAGATTGGAGGCTTTG ATGGTAAGGGCCAGATCTTTGCGCAGAATAACACATACAAGGGTGTGAGGATAGTGCATGAGGACTACAATCTTTACTACTCGGCTTGGTGTAACAACGAGCACGAACTCTACGACATTAAG ACGGACCCAGGACAATTGAACAACCTCTTTCCTCACGATGATGCAAAGGCCAGCACTGAATTCCTGGGAACCACTACCGGACAGGTCCTTAATCGCCTTGATGCTCTAATGCTCGTATTGAAGTCTTGCAAAGGCAACACATGCATTGAACCATGGAAGATCTTGCATCCGGAGGGTGGCGTGGCGAGTTTGAAGGATGCCCTTCAGGCAAAATTTAATGCCTTCTACAAGGAACAGGTGAAGGTTCGGTTCGACCGTTGCGAGTACGGATACTTGATTGATGCTGAAGGACCTCAAGTCGGTTATGAGTATCGTGAGGGCCTGGAGTGGCATCATTGGACTTGA
- a CDS encoding probable NADH-ubiquinone oxidoreductase B18 subunit, whose translation MASDAITEPRQATREEMRDAKLPLAYRDSCAHLLIPLNKCRRDTWYAPWKCSDERHSYEKCQYVEFKKRVAKMDELRESKGGARSN comes from the exons ATGGCTTCCGACGCTATCACCGAGCCGCGGC AAGCGACCCGTGAGGAGATGCGCGATGCCAAACTCCCTCTGGCCTACCGAGACAGCTGCGCTCACCTCCTGATTCCTCTCAACAAGTGCCGACGGGATACGTGGTACGCCCCCTGGAAGTGCTCG GATGAGCGACATAGCTACGAGAAGTGCCAGTACGTCGAGTTCAAGAAGCGAGTCGCCAAGATGGACGAGTTGAGGGAGTCCAAGGGAGGTGCGCGAAGCAACTAG
- a CDS encoding related to neutral amino acid permease has product MSTYPQDVHNDIYPSDQGHDSSKTNSKEKVPLDHEKGHDIDLHSAHNVPVVDNGFGGGEGSKNFRNMTKWDTTFALLTNQVGLGVLSLPSVLKTMGIIPGLIAIIGIGLLSWYTAFVLKQFFGRHPHVLNVVDMTKVVGGRPLAIASGIGLLVQVIMTAASASVTLSIAFNTISSHSICTVGFIGVGCLCCWVLCAPRTSKFVSQSGIPCMVSVIAAAVLVMISLGVKNPSAAPVGWKKDIKIVANPDFRSGLNACLKICYAYSGNINFVTYMAEMIDPVKDFGFALAWLEVVSITFYVVVAIAIYCLAGEYTVSPALGSASENIAKIAYGIVLPAVLSTGLAFGHTGIKYVYVQVMKHFKLQSEMTANNVRSWSIWMTIVTVFWALCFILSNAIPVFDSILSIASATTISWFTFGFSAVFWFHTNWHQMFASPTKILLTCVNAFLIAISIFMNAAGLWSSITELLDLFANDSSSIQGVFDCGSNALF; this is encoded by the coding sequence ATGTCTACATATCCTCAAGACGTCCACAACGACATCTATCCTTCAGACCAAGGCCACGACTCCAGCAAAACCAACAGCAAAGAAAAAGTACCCCTCGACCATGAAAAGGGTCACGACATAGATCTTCACTCCGCCCACAACGTCCCCGTCGTAGACAATGGCTTCGGCGGCGGCGAGGGCTCCAAGAACTTCCGCAACATGACAAAATGGGACACCACATTTGCTCTACTTACCAACCAAGTCGGTCTCGGTGTGTTGTCGTTACCCAGCGTCCTCAAGACGATGGGAATCATTCCTGGTCTTATTGCAATTATTGGCATTGGTCTTTTGTCGTGGTATACTGCTTTTGTGCTGAAGCAGTTCTTTGGAAGACATCCTCATGTGTTGAACGTCGTTGACATGACCAAAGTTGTTGGTGGTCGTCCTCTCGCTATCGCTTCTGGAATCGGTCTGTTGGTTCAGGTGATCATGACAGCTGCTTCGGCGAGTGTCACGCTCTCTATTGCCTTCAACACGATCTCCAGCCACTCCATCTGCACTGTGGGCTTCATCGGCGTCGGCTGTCTCTGCTGCTGGGTCCTCTGCGCGCCCCGAACCTCCAAGTTCGTCTCGCAGTCCGGCATCCCCTGCATGGTCTCCGTCATCGCCGCCGCGGTGCTGGTCATGATCTCCCTCGGAGTCAAGAACCCCAGCGCTGCGCCCGTTGGCTGGAAGAAGGACATCAAGATCGTTGCAAACCCCGACTTCCGCTCTGGTCTCAACGCATGCCTCAAGATCTGCTACGCTTACTCTGGTAACATCAACTTCGTCACTTACATGGCTGAGATGATCGACCCCGTTAAGGACTTTGGCTTTGCCCTTGCCTGGCTGGAGGTTGTGTCCATCACCTTCTACGTTGTCGTGGCTATTGCCATCTATTGCCTTGCTGGTGAATACACTGTCTCGCCCGCCCTCGGCTCGGCTTCAGAGAACATTGCCAAGATCGCCTACGGCATTGTCCTCCCCGCTGTTCTGTCCACCGGACTCGCCTTTGGCCACACCGGAATCAAGTACGTGTACGTCCAGGTGATGAAGCACTTCAAGCTCCAGAGCGAGATGACTGCCAACAATGTTCGCTCTTGGTCCATCTGGATGACCATCGTGACCGTCTTCTGGGCCCTCtgcttcatcctctccaacgCCATCCCCGTGTTCGACTCTATCTTGTCTATTGCCTCGGCGACTACCATCTCGTGGTTCACATTCGGCTTCAGCGCCGTATTCTGGTTCCACACGAACTGGCACCAGATGTTTGCCAGCCCCACCAAGATCCTGTTGACCTGTGTCAACGCattcctcatcgccatctcaaTCTTTATGAACGCGGCTGGTCTGTGGTCATCTATCACGGAGCTGTTGGACCTGTTCGCCAACGACTCCAGTTCCATCCAGGGCGTCTTCGACTGCGGAAGCAATGCCCTTTTCTGA